In one window of Chitinivorax tropicus DNA:
- the aceK gene encoding bifunctional isocitrate dehydrogenase kinase/phosphatase gives MDTPNTVHPIARRIANALVEGFDRHYLLFRQCSLAAKQRFEAGDWQAVQRAAKERIQYYDDRVQECVERLHREFRADSLGEGIWQQVKFHFVSLLINHKQPECAETFFNSVCCRILHRDYFNNDFIFVRPTISTEHIESDPPTYRSYYPGRLGLHKTIRQIVQDFDWQTPFADMQRDIGYVVKALKEHLEAWPDVEPNYQIQVLYSPFYRNKAAYVIGKAVNGNQEYPFCVPVLHDEQGRLYMDTLLLDARRIGVLFSFSRAYFMVDMEVPSGYVQFLRSLLPTKSRAELYTMLGLQKQGKTMFYRDFMHHLRHSRDDLIIAPGIKGLVMLVFTLPSYPYVFKVIKDYIAPPKEVTKEIVEAKYQLVKQHDRVGRMADTLEFSNVAFPRNRFTQELLDEFRKMAPSLLEEKEGTIVIRHLYIERRLTPLNLYLERGSAEQIEHGVREYGNAIKELASANIFPGDMLFKNFGVTRYGRVIFYDYDEIEYMTDCNFRKVPPAPTPEYEMASEPWYPIARNDVFPEEFGAFLLGATGVRQVFMRHHADLFKAELWQTKQARIKAGYIEDFYPYPETLRFGKRWSESSGDEA, from the coding sequence ATGGATACGCCCAACACCGTCCACCCGATCGCCCGCCGCATCGCCAATGCGCTGGTCGAAGGCTTTGATCGCCACTACCTGTTGTTCCGGCAGTGTTCGCTTGCGGCCAAGCAGCGTTTTGAGGCAGGGGACTGGCAAGCGGTGCAGCGTGCCGCCAAGGAGCGTATCCAGTATTACGATGATCGGGTGCAGGAGTGTGTCGAGCGGCTGCATCGGGAATTCAGGGCCGATAGCCTGGGGGAGGGGATCTGGCAGCAGGTGAAGTTCCACTTTGTGTCCTTGTTGATCAATCACAAGCAGCCGGAGTGCGCTGAGACTTTTTTCAACTCGGTATGCTGCCGGATTCTGCATCGCGACTACTTCAACAATGACTTCATCTTTGTCCGCCCGACCATCTCGACGGAACATATCGAGTCCGATCCGCCGACCTATCGTAGCTATTATCCTGGGCGGCTGGGCTTGCACAAAACCATTCGCCAGATCGTGCAGGATTTCGACTGGCAGACGCCTTTTGCCGACATGCAGCGTGACATCGGCTATGTGGTGAAGGCGCTGAAGGAGCATCTGGAAGCGTGGCCGGATGTGGAGCCCAATTATCAGATCCAGGTGCTGTATTCGCCGTTCTATCGCAATAAGGCGGCATATGTGATCGGTAAGGCGGTCAATGGCAACCAGGAGTATCCATTCTGCGTGCCGGTGCTGCATGATGAACAGGGCCGGTTGTATATGGACACCCTCTTGCTGGATGCCCGTCGCATTGGTGTGTTGTTCAGCTTTTCGCGCGCCTATTTCATGGTGGACATGGAGGTGCCGAGCGGGTATGTCCAGTTCCTGCGATCCTTGCTGCCCACCAAATCCCGAGCGGAGCTGTACACCATGCTGGGCTTGCAGAAGCAGGGCAAGACCATGTTCTATCGTGATTTCATGCATCACCTACGGCACTCTCGCGATGATCTGATCATCGCACCTGGTATCAAGGGTTTGGTGATGTTGGTGTTCACCTTGCCGTCCTACCCCTATGTGTTCAAGGTGATCAAGGACTACATCGCACCACCCAAAGAGGTCACCAAGGAGATTGTCGAAGCCAAATACCAATTGGTGAAGCAGCATGATCGGGTCGGGCGCATGGCGGATACGCTGGAGTTCTCGAATGTGGCGTTTCCGCGAAACCGCTTTACGCAAGAGCTGTTGGATGAATTCCGCAAGATGGCGCCCTCGCTGCTGGAGGAAAAGGAGGGCACCATTGTGATCCGCCATTTGTATATCGAGCGCCGTCTGACCCCGCTGAACCTATATCTGGAGCGGGGCTCGGCTGAGCAGATCGAGCATGGTGTCCGTGAATACGGCAATGCGATCAAGGAGCTGGCCTCGGCCAATATCTTCCCTGGCGATATGTTGTTCAAGAACTTTGGGGTGACGCGTTACGGTCGGGTGATCTTCTATGACTATGATGAGATCGAGTACATGACCGACTGCAACTTCCGTAAAGTACCGCCCGCGCCCACACCTGAGTATGAAATGGCCAGCGAGCCCTGGTACCCGATTGCACGAAATGATGTGTTCCCAGAGGAGTTCGGTGCCTTTCTGCTGGGTGCGACAGGTGTGCGGCAGGTGTTCATGCGACATCACGCCGACTTGTTCAAGGCAGAGTTGTGGCAGACCAAACAGGCGCGGATCAAGGCGGGCTATATTGAGGACTTCTATCCCTACCCTGAGACATTGCGTTTTGGCAAACGATGGTCTGAGTCATCGGGTGACGAGGCTTAG
- a CDS encoding pseudouridine synthase, whose product MPELILLNKPYGVICQFSAHETHPSLSSLIDLPGVYPAGRLDTDSEGLLLLTADGQLQAQIADPKHKLPKTYWVQVEGEPTDEALMQLRQGVDLGDFTTLPAEVRRMAPPELWPRNPPIRVRKSVPDSWLELVIREGKNRQVRRMTAKVGFPTLRLVRTRIGPYELTGLAPGEWRRVVVPPVARSGAGQDGRRPRPNARRPVQAGQRRIKPR is encoded by the coding sequence ATGCCCGAGTTGATTTTACTCAATAAGCCCTATGGGGTGATCTGCCAGTTCTCTGCCCATGAGACGCATCCATCATTGTCTTCGTTGATCGACCTGCCGGGGGTGTACCCTGCCGGGCGGCTCGATACCGATAGCGAGGGGTTGCTGTTGTTGACCGCTGATGGACAGTTGCAGGCGCAGATCGCTGATCCTAAACATAAATTGCCGAAGACCTATTGGGTGCAGGTGGAAGGGGAGCCGACGGACGAGGCGTTGATGCAGTTGCGTCAAGGTGTCGATCTGGGGGATTTCACGACCTTGCCGGCAGAGGTCCGACGTATGGCCCCGCCAGAGCTGTGGCCGCGTAATCCGCCGATCCGAGTTCGTAAGAGTGTGCCGGATAGCTGGCTGGAGCTGGTCATCCGGGAGGGAAAAAACCGGCAGGTCCGCCGCATGACGGCCAAGGTCGGGTTCCCGACGCTGCGTCTGGTGCGTACCCGTATCGGCCCATATGAATTGACTGGCCTGGCCCCTGGTGAGTGGCGCAGGGTGGTCGTTCCACCTGTGGCTCGGTCTGGTGCTGGGCAGGATGGGCGACGGCCCCGGCCTAATGCCAGGCGGCCCGTTCAGGCTGGGCAGCGGCGGATCAAGCCTCGTTGA